The following coding sequences are from one Primulina eburnea isolate SZY01 chromosome 15, ASM2296580v1, whole genome shotgun sequence window:
- the LOC140814933 gene encoding myb family transcription factor EFM-like isoform X2: MLHAAPEMMIPSSELSFDYKSFMQPTQKLEEFLARLEEERLKIDAFKRELPLCMQLLNNAMETSRQQLQSQRSMNEGGRPVLEEFIPLKNTSSEITTDQNNSSSDKANWMTSAQLWNQESETRTPSPKENNDHMKIALNGKQRVINGGAFVPFSSKDRNFMTFPELALASSVSQKEEMELDAAKNSSESNSRRENVNNSGAEKDQVHGAANTTSQAQRKARRCWSPDLHRRFVNALQMLGGSQLATPKQIRELMKVDGLTNDEVKSHLQKYRLHTRRPSPNSQTTQATPQVVVLGGIWVPPEYAAAAAAHGGAQASALYGAHTNTAHHVSPVFCSAPPQVAHEIYPAIAAPSQPPNHHIHHHQLHVYNKPPGNNSPDSEVQGGAGDQSESIEDGKSESGSWKADSGGENGGERKRSEGEESNASVIMRLKF; this comes from the exons ATGTTACATGCAGCACCAGAAATGATGATACCATCTTCAGAACTAAGCTTTGACTACAAATCATTCATGCAGCCAACTCAAAAACTTGAGGAGTTTTTGGCTCGTCTTGAAGAAGAAAGACTCAAGATCGACGCTTTTAAGCGAGAGCTTCCTCTTTGCATGCAGTTACTCAATAATG CTATGGAGACGTCAAGGCAACAGTTACAGTCGCAAAGATCGATGAACGAAGGGGGAAGACCAGTGTTGGAAGAATTCATTCCACTGAAGAATACAAGTTCGGAAATTACAACTGATCAGAATAATAGTTCATCGGATAAGGCAAACTGGATGACATCTGCACAGCTTTGGAATCAAGAAAGTGAAACCAGGACTCCGTCTCCCAAAGAAAATAACGATCATATGAAAATAGCTTTGAATGGGAAGCAAAGGGTAATTAATGGAGGAGCTTTTGTTCCATTTTCATCGAAAGATAGAAACTTCATGACATTTCCAGAATTAGCCCTTGCTTCTTCCGTATCACAGAAAGAAGAGATGGAGTTAGATGCTGCAAAGAATTCATCAGAATCGAATTCCAGGAGAGAAAACGTAAATAATTCAGGTGCGGAGAAAGATCAAGTTCATGGGGCAGCAAATACAACGAGCCAAGCTCAGAGAAAGGCTAGGAGATGCTGGTCACCAGACTTGCACAGGCGTTTTGTTAATGCTCTTCAGATGTTGGGTGGTTCACAAT TGGCTACTCCTAAACAAATAAGAGAGCTGATGAAGGTTGATGGTTTGACCAATGATGAAGTTAAAAGCCATTTGCAG AAATATAGACTCCACACAAGAAGACCAAGtccaaactcgcaaaccacccAGGCGACACCACAAGTGGTTGTCCTAGGCGGCATATGGGTCCCACCTGAATATGCTGCAGCCGCGGCAGCACACGGCGGCGCACAAGCTAGCGCCCTGTATGGGGCACACACGAACACTGCTCATCACGTGTCTCCTGTTTTCTGTTCCGCCCCACCACAAGTAGCGCATGAAATCTACCCTGCGATAGCAGCACCCTCTCAGCCGCCTAACCACCACATCCACCACCACCAGTTACACGTCTACAACAAGCCTCCAGGAAACAACTCCCCAGATTCAGAGGTCCAAGGTGGCGCCGGAGACCAATCCGAGAGCATAGAGGATGGAAAGTCCGAGAGCGGCAGCTGGAAGGCCGACAGCGGCGGGGAAAATGGTGGAGAGAGGAAAAGATCGGAAGGTGAAGAAAGCAACGCAAGTGTTATCATGCGTctcaaattctga
- the LOC140814933 gene encoding myb family transcription factor EFM-like isoform X1, which produces MLHAAPEMMIPSSELSFDYKSFMQPTQKLEEFLARLEEERLKIDAFKRELPLCMQLLNNAMETSRQQLQSQRSMNEGGRPVLEEFIPLKNTSSEITTDQNNSSSDKANWMTSAQLWNQESETRTPSPKENNDHMKIALNGKQRVINGGAFVPFSSKDRNFMTFPELALASSVSQKEEMELDAAKNSSESNSRRENVNNSGAEKDQVHGAANTTSQAQRKARRCWSPDLHRRFVNALQMLGGSQSVATPKQIRELMKVDGLTNDEVKSHLQKYRLHTRRPSPNSQTTQATPQVVVLGGIWVPPEYAAAAAAHGGAQASALYGAHTNTAHHVSPVFCSAPPQVAHEIYPAIAAPSQPPNHHIHHHQLHVYNKPPGNNSPDSEVQGGAGDQSESIEDGKSESGSWKADSGGENGGERKRSEGEESNASVIMRLKF; this is translated from the exons ATGTTACATGCAGCACCAGAAATGATGATACCATCTTCAGAACTAAGCTTTGACTACAAATCATTCATGCAGCCAACTCAAAAACTTGAGGAGTTTTTGGCTCGTCTTGAAGAAGAAAGACTCAAGATCGACGCTTTTAAGCGAGAGCTTCCTCTTTGCATGCAGTTACTCAATAATG CTATGGAGACGTCAAGGCAACAGTTACAGTCGCAAAGATCGATGAACGAAGGGGGAAGACCAGTGTTGGAAGAATTCATTCCACTGAAGAATACAAGTTCGGAAATTACAACTGATCAGAATAATAGTTCATCGGATAAGGCAAACTGGATGACATCTGCACAGCTTTGGAATCAAGAAAGTGAAACCAGGACTCCGTCTCCCAAAGAAAATAACGATCATATGAAAATAGCTTTGAATGGGAAGCAAAGGGTAATTAATGGAGGAGCTTTTGTTCCATTTTCATCGAAAGATAGAAACTTCATGACATTTCCAGAATTAGCCCTTGCTTCTTCCGTATCACAGAAAGAAGAGATGGAGTTAGATGCTGCAAAGAATTCATCAGAATCGAATTCCAGGAGAGAAAACGTAAATAATTCAGGTGCGGAGAAAGATCAAGTTCATGGGGCAGCAAATACAACGAGCCAAGCTCAGAGAAAGGCTAGGAGATGCTGGTCACCAGACTTGCACAGGCGTTTTGTTAATGCTCTTCAGATGTTGGGTGGTTCACAAT CAGTGGCTACTCCTAAACAAATAAGAGAGCTGATGAAGGTTGATGGTTTGACCAATGATGAAGTTAAAAGCCATTTGCAG AAATATAGACTCCACACAAGAAGACCAAGtccaaactcgcaaaccacccAGGCGACACCACAAGTGGTTGTCCTAGGCGGCATATGGGTCCCACCTGAATATGCTGCAGCCGCGGCAGCACACGGCGGCGCACAAGCTAGCGCCCTGTATGGGGCACACACGAACACTGCTCATCACGTGTCTCCTGTTTTCTGTTCCGCCCCACCACAAGTAGCGCATGAAATCTACCCTGCGATAGCAGCACCCTCTCAGCCGCCTAACCACCACATCCACCACCACCAGTTACACGTCTACAACAAGCCTCCAGGAAACAACTCCCCAGATTCAGAGGTCCAAGGTGGCGCCGGAGACCAATCCGAGAGCATAGAGGATGGAAAGTCCGAGAGCGGCAGCTGGAAGGCCGACAGCGGCGGGGAAAATGGTGGAGAGAGGAAAAGATCGGAAGGTGAAGAAAGCAACGCAAGTGTTATCATGCGTctcaaattctga
- the LOC140814044 gene encoding U-box domain-containing protein 8-like, producing MATHFPDDFKCPISLEIMSDPVILSSGHTFDRASIQQWLDAGHRTCPISKLPLPEPPSLIPNHALRSLISSYSSVTFPKLQSHPPNPKTLSQVLLSPSSTWEDKLDSLEQLSRVSKTESLIRRRFAESGLVSAVLSCVDSGESRLQGKALHVLLNLSLDDDSKVGLVAEGIVGKVVHALRDGAGDSRAVAATVLTSLAMLEVNKVTIGSYPDAIPGMVDLLQFGNSRERKEAATALFTLCSFPDNRVRIIQNGAVPILIQNANSGLERAIEVLGLLAKCRVARDEMMRCTELLYILIAVLKNGSSRGVQYALLTLSCLCSYSEKMGLEASKEGLPDICVGLLEDDNEKVRRNAKTLMQVLQGKRKNV from the coding sequence ATGGCCACCCATTTTCCTGACGATTTCAAGTGTCCTATTTCTCTAGAGATTATGTCCGACCCGGTTATACTCTCGTCCGGTCACACATTCGATCGTGCTTCTATTCAACAGTGGTTGGACGCCGGCCACCGAACCTGTCCCATTTCCAAGCTGCCGTTGCCTGAACCGCCTTCCCTTATCCCCAACCACGCTCTCCGCAGCCTCATTTCCAGCTATTCCAGCGTCACCTTTCCTAAACTACAATCCCACCCTCCGAATCCGAAAACTCTTTCTCAGGTTTTGCTTTCTCCTTCGTCAACGTGGGAGGATAAGCTCGATTCCCTCGAACAGCTTAGCCGGGTTTCCAAAACTGAGTCGTTGATTCGCCGAAGATTTGCCGAGTCGGGTTTGGTGTCGGCGGTCTTAAGCTGCGTCGATTCCGGGGAGTCGAGGCTCCAGGGGAAGGCTCTTCATGTGTTGCTGAACTTAAGTTTGGATGACGACAGTAAGGTGGGCCTGGTAGCGGAGGGGATTGTGGGTAAGGTCGTGCATGCGCTTCGCGATGGAGCTGGGGACTCGCGCGCGGTTGCGGCGACGGTGTTGACCAGCCTCGCCATGCTTGAAGTCAACAAGGTCACGATCGGGTCTTACCCGGATGCAATTCCGGGTATGGTCGACCTGCTTCAGTTTGGGAATTCGAGGGAGAGGAAAGAAGCAGCCACCGCTTTATTCACCCTCTGTTCTTTCCCCGATAACCGGGTGCGGATAATCCAAAATGGGGCTGTTCCCATACTAATCCAAAATGCTAATTCAGGCCTGGAACGGGCCATTGAGGTTTTGGGCCTTCTGGCAAAATGCAGGGTCGCCCGGGATGAAATGATGAGGTGTACTGAGTTGTTGTATATTTTGATTGCAGTGTTGAAAAACGGGAGCTCAAGAGGCGTGCAGTATGCACTCTTAACTCTTAGTTGTCTGTGTTCTTATAGTGAGAAGATGGGTTTGGAGGCTTCGAAAGAAGGGCTTCCCGATATTTGTGTTGGATTATTGGAGGATGACAATGAAAAAGTGAGACGAAACGCAAAGACTTTAATGCAGGTTTTGCAAGGGAAGAGGAAAAATGTTTGA
- the LOC140814933 gene encoding myb family transcription factor EFM-like isoform X3 has translation MLHAAPEMMIPSSELSFDYKSFMQPTQKLEEFLARLEEERLKIDAFKRELPLCMQLLNNAMETSRQQLQSQRSMNEGGRPVLEEFIPLKNTSSEITTDQNNSSSDKANWMTSAQLWNQESETRTPSPKENNDHMKIALNGKQRKEEMELDAAKNSSESNSRRENVNNSGAEKDQVHGAANTTSQAQRKARRCWSPDLHRRFVNALQMLGGSQSVATPKQIRELMKVDGLTNDEVKSHLQKYRLHTRRPSPNSQTTQATPQVVVLGGIWVPPEYAAAAAAHGGAQASALYGAHTNTAHHVSPVFCSAPPQVAHEIYPAIAAPSQPPNHHIHHHQLHVYNKPPGNNSPDSEVQGGAGDQSESIEDGKSESGSWKADSGGENGGERKRSEGEESNASVIMRLKF, from the exons ATGTTACATGCAGCACCAGAAATGATGATACCATCTTCAGAACTAAGCTTTGACTACAAATCATTCATGCAGCCAACTCAAAAACTTGAGGAGTTTTTGGCTCGTCTTGAAGAAGAAAGACTCAAGATCGACGCTTTTAAGCGAGAGCTTCCTCTTTGCATGCAGTTACTCAATAATG CTATGGAGACGTCAAGGCAACAGTTACAGTCGCAAAGATCGATGAACGAAGGGGGAAGACCAGTGTTGGAAGAATTCATTCCACTGAAGAATACAAGTTCGGAAATTACAACTGATCAGAATAATAGTTCATCGGATAAGGCAAACTGGATGACATCTGCACAGCTTTGGAATCAAGAAAGTGAAACCAGGACTCCGTCTCCCAAAGAAAATAACGATCATATGAAAATAGCTTTGAATGGGAAGCAAAGG AAAGAAGAGATGGAGTTAGATGCTGCAAAGAATTCATCAGAATCGAATTCCAGGAGAGAAAACGTAAATAATTCAGGTGCGGAGAAAGATCAAGTTCATGGGGCAGCAAATACAACGAGCCAAGCTCAGAGAAAGGCTAGGAGATGCTGGTCACCAGACTTGCACAGGCGTTTTGTTAATGCTCTTCAGATGTTGGGTGGTTCACAAT CAGTGGCTACTCCTAAACAAATAAGAGAGCTGATGAAGGTTGATGGTTTGACCAATGATGAAGTTAAAAGCCATTTGCAG AAATATAGACTCCACACAAGAAGACCAAGtccaaactcgcaaaccacccAGGCGACACCACAAGTGGTTGTCCTAGGCGGCATATGGGTCCCACCTGAATATGCTGCAGCCGCGGCAGCACACGGCGGCGCACAAGCTAGCGCCCTGTATGGGGCACACACGAACACTGCTCATCACGTGTCTCCTGTTTTCTGTTCCGCCCCACCACAAGTAGCGCATGAAATCTACCCTGCGATAGCAGCACCCTCTCAGCCGCCTAACCACCACATCCACCACCACCAGTTACACGTCTACAACAAGCCTCCAGGAAACAACTCCCCAGATTCAGAGGTCCAAGGTGGCGCCGGAGACCAATCCGAGAGCATAGAGGATGGAAAGTCCGAGAGCGGCAGCTGGAAGGCCGACAGCGGCGGGGAAAATGGTGGAGAGAGGAAAAGATCGGAAGGTGAAGAAAGCAACGCAAGTGTTATCATGCGTctcaaattctga